The following proteins come from a genomic window of Shewanella halifaxensis HAW-EB4:
- a CDS encoding phage regulatory CII family protein, producing the protein MYANSSNTQYSNEQAHLIGALRQFANDEVVSDVAKSAGMKRPQMLRNKLLPEQPHQLTVSELVKITKASGNRCIVDGVLLELNCVTSVSLGDLANASKTTLTDRALDINANTAQLGALALDVKATKRVTERMRHETVRRASYVMAELAIFVHDVEQKFQAIPVLTVASDAMQAMPMPGLM; encoded by the coding sequence ATGTATGCCAATTCGAGCAACACACAGTATTCAAATGAGCAAGCTCACCTAATCGGTGCACTGCGTCAGTTTGCAAATGACGAAGTAGTTAGTGATGTCGCCAAGTCTGCTGGAATGAAACGCCCACAGATGCTGCGCAATAAGTTGCTACCCGAGCAACCGCATCAGTTGACCGTGAGTGAGTTGGTGAAAATCACCAAGGCCAGCGGCAATCGTTGCATTGTTGATGGGGTGTTGTTGGAGCTTAACTGCGTTACATCGGTATCGCTGGGTGACTTAGCCAATGCAAGCAAAACCACGTTAACCGATAGAGCGCTGGACATTAATGCCAACACCGCACAGTTAGGTGCGCTGGCTTTAGATGTTAAAGCGACTAAGCGCGTAACCGAACGGATGCGCCATGAAACAGTAAGGCGTGCATCTTACGTGATGGCCGAACTTGCTATTTTTGTGCATGACGTAGAGCAGAAGTTTCAAGCCATTCCGGTACTCACTGTTGCGAGCGATGCAATGCAAGCCATGCCCATGCCAGGGCTGATGTAG
- a CDS encoding replication endonuclease: MYRPTLSPQSEALPSAVFCGLVKTPPQGRTCLFAANYQHIEKVEPKTLEQYQQLTFLDGYKTAELPKNSNARQALKEVNELLEQVSPNHTVLNSNRSFANARLSHLPNNIRLKISTEYQRRLSLTGGNSGKRLRSANIYLRKTTDFINKVWLKYPFHNVGSFLSTTSKHVNESNGRRTTHLGGFDLIKYRKSKRLKDVANRLALIVLDEVKDTANHYSGDVAFLKAYDAAAAVCKQWQVKPPYYSDVKRNQIIEAAECAILRMTSPKWWLNQLRSLRDLCCEHLNVAAGLVGEDSPYLSRESFNEWCEQQRSGREWLENTMIESESGVILPLIDAAMAGTANPSNRFVELIVRARGLEEVAEESGKVGFMVTLTAPSKYHFNSDKWNCENAQFTQAYLSGQWSKIRSALSYRKIKIQGLRVSEPHKDGTPHWHMLIFVHPDHSDVLKDLLEKYAFEVDGDEEGAAEHRLEIEPIDKAKGSAVGYIVKYLSKNIKGEHMQGELDFESGLSANDGAANAAAWASRYRLRQFQFFGSSSVQVWRELRRLKECPQPAEIEHARAAAESSNWKAFEQALAVNPIKLEYEETECGNEFGEMTKRVLGLCALATNDGITKVRSLITRGEKWTLRTMDENEKGSYKKLKAERAAIFKTNTSIENKEDKLPMPKWKQPKAVALGSCSCSKSRGSGDTRTCGNNCTESVLLQQTAGFSEESRRYLASHGVVDPYSLEQLAKSLRVFTDSGRIWWVSNGQLQFERLLDEESSEFEYF, encoded by the coding sequence ATGTATAGGCCTACATTATCACCACAGTCCGAGGCATTGCCCTCGGCTGTTTTTTGTGGATTAGTTAAAACACCGCCGCAAGGGCGCACGTGTTTGTTTGCGGCTAACTATCAACATATTGAAAAAGTTGAGCCCAAAACGCTTGAGCAATACCAACAGCTAACCTTTCTTGATGGCTATAAAACCGCTGAATTGCCAAAGAACAGCAATGCTCGCCAGGCACTGAAAGAGGTTAACGAACTACTCGAGCAGGTTTCGCCAAACCATACGGTGCTAAATAGTAATCGCAGTTTTGCCAATGCGCGTTTGAGCCACCTGCCTAATAACATCCGTCTTAAAATCAGTACAGAGTATCAGCGCCGCCTTAGCTTAACGGGTGGTAACTCAGGTAAGCGATTACGCAGTGCCAATATCTATCTGCGCAAGACTACCGACTTTATTAATAAGGTGTGGCTCAAGTACCCATTCCATAACGTGGGCAGCTTTTTAAGTACCACTTCAAAGCACGTTAACGAAAGCAACGGCAGAAGAACCACGCATTTAGGTGGGTTTGATTTAATTAAATACCGCAAAAGCAAGCGCCTCAAAGATGTTGCTAATCGGCTGGCTCTGATTGTTTTAGATGAAGTGAAAGACACCGCCAACCATTACAGCGGTGATGTGGCTTTTTTAAAGGCTTATGACGCTGCAGCTGCAGTATGTAAGCAATGGCAAGTTAAGCCGCCTTATTACTCAGACGTAAAACGAAACCAGATTATTGAGGCGGCAGAGTGCGCCATTTTGCGCATGACGAGCCCTAAATGGTGGCTTAATCAACTGCGCTCATTACGTGATTTATGCTGTGAGCACTTGAATGTAGCAGCAGGCCTAGTGGGTGAAGACAGCCCTTATTTAAGCCGTGAGAGTTTTAACGAGTGGTGCGAGCAGCAAAGAAGTGGTCGTGAGTGGTTAGAGAACACCATGATTGAATCTGAATCAGGGGTGATTTTGCCACTGATTGATGCGGCTATGGCAGGCACTGCTAATCCATCGAATCGATTTGTCGAACTCATTGTTAGAGCGCGTGGCTTAGAAGAGGTGGCAGAAGAAAGCGGCAAAGTGGGCTTTATGGTGACCTTAACGGCCCCGAGTAAATATCACTTCAATTCAGATAAGTGGAACTGCGAAAACGCCCAATTTACTCAAGCCTACCTGTCAGGCCAATGGAGCAAAATACGCTCTGCTTTGTCATACCGCAAAATCAAGATTCAAGGCTTACGTGTTAGCGAGCCTCATAAAGACGGCACACCGCATTGGCATATGCTGATCTTCGTCCATCCAGACCATAGCGATGTACTCAAAGACTTACTCGAAAAGTATGCCTTTGAGGTTGATGGCGATGAAGAGGGCGCCGCAGAACACCGGTTAGAGATTGAACCTATAGATAAAGCCAAAGGTTCGGCAGTGGGCTACATCGTTAAGTACCTTTCAAAGAACATTAAAGGTGAGCACATGCAAGGCGAGTTAGATTTTGAATCTGGCTTGTCGGCAAATGACGGTGCAGCAAATGCGGCGGCTTGGGCTAGCCGTTATCGTTTGCGACAGTTTCAATTTTTCGGCTCTTCATCAGTTCAAGTATGGCGTGAACTTAGGCGCTTAAAAGAGTGCCCGCAACCTGCCGAAATCGAACATGCCAGGGCTGCAGCTGAAAGCTCAAACTGGAAAGCCTTTGAACAGGCTTTAGCGGTTAACCCTATCAAACTCGAATATGAAGAAACCGAGTGCGGCAACGAGTTTGGCGAAATGACCAAGCGCGTGCTTGGGCTTTGCGCCTTGGCCACCAATGATGGCATTACCAAAGTGAGGTCACTCATTACCCGTGGTGAAAAGTGGACGCTTAGAACCATGGATGAAAACGAGAAGGGTAGTTATAAGAAGCTCAAAGCCGAGCGTGCTGCCATTTTTAAAACCAACACCAGTATTGAGAACAAAGAAGACAAACTGCCTATGCCAAAGTGGAAGCAGCCTAAAGCTGTTGCTCTTGGCAGTTGCTCTTGCTCTAAGAGTCGCGGCAGCGGCGATACTCGGACTTGTGGGAATAACTGTACAGAGTCGGTTTTGTTGCAGCAAACAGCTGGATTTTCAGAGGAGTCGCGCCGTTATCTTGCTTCTCATGGTGTAGTCGATCCTTATTCGCTTGAGCAGCTTGCCAAAAGTTTAAGGGTTTTTACTGATTCGGGACGAATTTGGTGGGTGAGCAACGGCCAGTTGCAGTTCGAGCGCTTGCTTGATGAAGAGAGTAGCGAGTTTGAGTATTTCTGA
- a CDS encoding ogr/Delta-like zinc finger family protein has translation MRVLCTSCGETAIIGKTNRLSLAHADLYCSCSNPECGHTFVANLSFSHTLSPSAQAASAIVSELARALSPTQRQQLQQELNLL, from the coding sequence ATGCGAGTGCTTTGTACTAGCTGTGGTGAAACAGCCATTATCGGTAAAACAAATCGGCTGAGTTTGGCCCATGCCGATTTGTATTGTTCTTGTTCTAACCCAGAGTGTGGCCACACTTTTGTAGCAAACCTAAGTTTTAGCCACACTCTGAGCCCAAGCGCTCAAGCAGCGAGTGCTATTGTGTCGGAACTTGCTCGAGCCCTCTCCCCAACTCAGCGTCAACAGCTGCAGCAGGAACTAAACCTTCTGTGA
- a CDS encoding phage portal protein, translating to MDNAALAATEELATETETANAPVVFSLPEQVMPNMWLTDYDSLYYNDGEQYWEPPVDRHLLANLTRRNAQHGGIVQSRANMATSRFVSGSMTAQHVEATFLNLVQFGDVALLKVRNGFRQVVRLFPLPSYRTRVGSDGGAVVLERNNQVKRYKAKDIIWVRQYDPVQQVYGCPDYLGGLQAALLNEDATLFRRKYYINGAHMGFIMYATDPNLDADVEKDIKEKIQDSKGVGNFKSLFVNIPNGKEKGLQIIPVGNFESKDEFMNVKNVSSQDVLNAHRFPPGLAGIIPSNTAGLGDPSKYDEVYYKNETKPLIRKLVDAVAQDSEVGGRLSLVFDLG from the coding sequence ATGGACAATGCAGCATTAGCCGCCACCGAAGAGTTAGCAACCGAAACAGAAACGGCTAACGCGCCAGTGGTGTTTAGTTTACCCGAGCAAGTGATGCCTAACATGTGGCTCACCGATTATGATTCACTGTATTACAACGACGGTGAACAATATTGGGAACCGCCCGTTGATAGACATTTGCTGGCTAACTTAACCCGTCGCAATGCCCAACATGGCGGCATAGTGCAAAGCCGCGCCAATATGGCGACTAGTCGTTTTGTCTCTGGCAGCATGACTGCCCAGCATGTTGAGGCTACATTTTTAAACTTAGTGCAATTTGGTGATGTGGCACTGCTTAAAGTGCGCAATGGTTTTAGGCAGGTGGTGCGCCTGTTCCCATTACCTAGCTACCGAACCCGCGTGGGTAGTGATGGCGGCGCGGTAGTGCTTGAGCGTAATAACCAAGTAAAGCGCTATAAAGCCAAAGACATTATTTGGGTGCGCCAGTACGACCCAGTGCAGCAAGTCTATGGTTGCCCTGATTATCTCGGAGGGTTGCAAGCGGCACTGCTCAATGAAGATGCCACACTGTTTCGCCGTAAGTACTACATCAACGGCGCGCACATGGGCTTTATTATGTATGCCACCGACCCAAACTTAGATGCTGATGTCGAGAAAGACATTAAAGAGAAGATCCAAGATTCTAAAGGCGTGGGTAATTTTAAGTCGCTATTTGTCAATATTCCCAACGGTAAAGAGAAAGGTTTGCAGATCATCCCCGTGGGTAATTTTGAATCGAAAGACGAGTTTATGAACGTGAAGAACGTCAGCTCCCAAGACGTACTAAACGCCCATCGTTTCCCTCCTGGCTTAGCGGGCATTATCCCATCTAACACCGCAGGCCTTGGCGACCCGTCAAAGTATGATGAGGTTTACTATAAAAATGAGACTAAGCCACTGATCAGAAAATTAGTCGATGCTGTGGCGCAAGATAGCGAAGTCGGGGGCAGGCTGTCACTAGTGTTTGATTTGGGATAA
- a CDS encoding terminase large subunit domain-containing protein, whose translation MAYSPEIREAVKRLYLRRWTPDEIRLELDLPNTRVIYFWADKYSWRDLLREEEVDEAIARRIVMLTDIADKSGGQLKELDMLIEKHVKLKKQRLISEGHSFGANGSTKNSGKNSKGSDQQNNAAPSKRKGRKRKNDVSHLTEEDFKAWYASLFEYQKVMHENLHRRIRNILKSRQIGATYYFAGEAFEQAVLTGDPQIFLSASRSQAEVFRTYIVQIAQQFFEIELTGNPIVLHTAHGDAELRFLSTNSKTAQSYHGHVYVDEYFWIGKFDVLNKLASAMATHKNWRKTYFSTPSTKAHPAYSFWTGDHWRRGMSDREEVEFPTFDAMRDRGRFCPDKQWRYVVTIEDALAGGCGLFDIEELRDEYNDDDFKNLFMCIFVDDADSVFKFSDLEKCMVESARWQDHKPKEQRPFGNREVWLGYDPSRTRDNATLVVIAPGEKKGEKFRVLEKHYWRGLNFSHHVSEIQKVYARYRVTYIGVDTTGIGAGVFDSISTLFPREATAIHYSVSSKTRLVLKMIDVVESGRIEWDASHKDIAMSCLSIRKTTTDTGGAITFKASRDNVTGHADVFFAIAHAVINEPLNFAHKRTSSWTMQH comes from the coding sequence ATGGCCTACTCTCCTGAAATTCGCGAAGCGGTAAAGCGGCTCTATTTAAGGCGCTGGACACCGGACGAGATCCGTCTCGAACTCGACCTGCCTAATACGCGGGTGATTTACTTTTGGGCTGACAAATACAGTTGGCGCGATCTGCTGCGCGAGGAAGAAGTCGACGAGGCCATTGCTCGGCGCATTGTGATGCTGACCGATATCGCTGATAAATCTGGCGGGCAACTTAAAGAGCTCGACATGCTGATTGAAAAGCATGTGAAGCTGAAAAAGCAGCGCTTAATCAGTGAAGGCCATTCGTTCGGTGCTAATGGCAGTACTAAGAACAGTGGCAAAAATAGCAAAGGCAGCGATCAGCAAAATAATGCAGCGCCAAGCAAGCGTAAAGGTCGTAAACGTAAGAATGACGTTAGCCATTTAACCGAGGAAGATTTTAAAGCCTGGTACGCTTCATTATTTGAATATCAAAAGGTGATGCATGAAAACCTGCATCGGCGTATTCGTAATATTCTTAAGTCGCGCCAGATTGGTGCCACCTATTACTTTGCCGGTGAAGCATTCGAGCAAGCGGTACTTACCGGGGATCCGCAAATATTCCTCTCGGCTTCACGTTCGCAGGCCGAAGTATTCCGCACCTATATTGTGCAAATTGCGCAGCAGTTCTTTGAAATAGAATTAACCGGTAACCCGATTGTATTGCACACCGCACACGGTGATGCCGAGCTAAGGTTTCTGTCGACGAATAGCAAAACCGCGCAGAGTTACCACGGCCATGTGTATGTGGATGAATACTTTTGGATAGGCAAGTTTGATGTACTCAACAAACTAGCCTCTGCTATGGCCACCCATAAAAACTGGCGCAAAACCTACTTTTCTACCCCATCAACCAAAGCGCACCCCGCTTACAGCTTTTGGACGGGGGATCACTGGCGCCGCGGTATGAGTGATCGCGAAGAGGTGGAGTTTCCCACCTTTGATGCCATGCGTGACCGTGGCCGGTTTTGCCCCGACAAGCAATGGCGCTATGTGGTCACCATTGAAGATGCCCTTGCTGGCGGTTGTGGACTGTTCGACATTGAGGAGCTGCGCGACGAATACAACGACGATGACTTTAAAAACCTGTTTATGTGCATTTTTGTTGATGATGCCGATAGCGTATTTAAGTTCAGCGACCTTGAAAAATGCATGGTCGAGTCGGCTCGCTGGCAAGATCACAAACCCAAAGAGCAACGGCCATTTGGCAATCGCGAGGTTTGGCTCGGTTATGACCCATCACGAACGCGCGACAATGCCACCTTAGTAGTGATTGCACCAGGTGAAAAGAAAGGCGAGAAATTCAGAGTACTTGAAAAACACTATTGGCGCGGCTTGAACTTTTCCCATCACGTAAGCGAAATACAAAAAGTCTATGCCCGTTATCGAGTCACTTACATTGGCGTTGATACCACAGGCATTGGCGCGGGCGTGTTCGACTCGATTAGCACCTTATTTCCGCGCGAGGCCACGGCGATTCATTACAGCGTTTCAAGCAAAACTCGCTTAGTACTGAAAATGATTGATGTGGTTGAAAGTGGCCGCATCGAGTGGGACGCCTCCCACAAAGACATTGCCATGAGCTGCTTATCAATACGCAAGACCACCACCGACACAGGCGGGGCTATCACTTTTAAAGCCAGCCGCGATAACGTAACCGGCCACGCCGATGTGTTTTTTGCCATCGCCCACGCCGTTATTAACGAACCACTGAACTTTGCACATAAGAGAACATCATCATGGACAATGCAGCATTAG
- a CDS encoding GPO family capsid scaffolding protein produces the protein MSQLKTDWVRIATEGATFRNVPIERQWLVDIAETYDPKTYGARIWPDHRRWYGAWGDVIEVKTEEHDGKLVLFGKLNPNSQFIMANENDQKVYTSIELDPNFAATGKAYLTGLGVTDEPASLGTDRLKFGAKERLETHQYGAPEQLVISYPAVDSEELITPENQKAFFSIVGKFFKSLTPHQINSTEHVSNTSEEEPMTKEQHEALMGQFASIGTRLESLEAKTEAFSVKPPETEEEQAPAGEPQNGITAEQFSTLNETLTSLTAKVDGMETQFKTLSQETGGQEPDPAGLGEQFSVV, from the coding sequence ATGAGCCAATTGAAAACAGACTGGGTACGCATCGCAACTGAGGGCGCAACGTTTCGTAATGTCCCAATTGAACGTCAATGGCTAGTCGATATTGCTGAAACCTATGATCCTAAAACTTATGGTGCGCGCATTTGGCCTGATCACCGCCGTTGGTATGGCGCGTGGGGTGACGTGATAGAAGTGAAAACCGAAGAGCATGACGGCAAGTTAGTGCTGTTTGGTAAGTTGAACCCTAACTCCCAATTTATTATGGCTAACGAGAATGACCAAAAGGTCTACACCTCGATTGAGCTTGACCCGAATTTTGCCGCCACAGGCAAAGCCTACCTAACAGGCCTTGGTGTTACCGATGAGCCTGCAAGCCTTGGCACTGACCGCCTTAAATTTGGTGCTAAAGAGCGTCTTGAAACGCACCAATACGGCGCGCCAGAGCAGCTAGTTATTAGCTACCCAGCAGTAGACAGTGAAGAGCTGATCACCCCTGAAAACCAAAAGGCGTTTTTCAGCATTGTAGGCAAGTTTTTTAAATCCCTTACGCCGCATCAGATAAACAGCACTGAGCATGTAAGCAACACTTCTGAGGAAGAACCCATGACTAAAGAACAGCATGAAGCCTTGATGGGCCAATTTGCATCTATCGGCACTCGATTAGAAAGCCTTGAAGCAAAAACAGAAGCTTTCAGTGTAAAGCCGCCAGAAACCGAAGAAGAGCAAGCGCCTGCAGGTGAGCCGCAAAATGGTATCACGGCAGAGCAGTTCAGCACGCTTAATGAAACGCTAACGAGCCTAACCGCCAAAGTTGATGGTATGGAAACTCAGTTTAAAACGCTAAGCCAAGAAACGGGCGGCCAAGAGCCTGATCCTGCTGGTCTTGGTGAACAATTCTCGGTTGTATAA
- a CDS encoding phage major capsid protein, P2 family — translation MNFLTPVAKACLLAYTSNMATAYGVDDVQHQFSVTGPMETKLKAALLEQVEFLSLISMMDVDQIKGQVVKVGDYGIATGRKKDGRFNTVNGVGGHNYELTETDSCASVKWSTLAVWANAGRQNEFVKLMSQNATRRFALDLLRVGFNGTSVAENSDPVNNPMGEDVNKGWHQIVKEKAAGQIVTDPIYFNPDAVTADLKPGEYKTLDAIVTELKNTLIHPSLRNDPRLVVLVGSDLTATAQTKMMNQADKPSEKVAAQQMDKSIGGLRAYTPPFFPGKRIVVTLLSNLHIYTQVGTRSRKSENIEDRKQHEDKYWRMEGYAVEEFEGYAAIDEANMNIGPAPAPVA, via the coding sequence ATGAATTTTTTAACACCAGTCGCAAAAGCCTGTTTGCTGGCATATACCAGCAACATGGCAACGGCTTACGGCGTTGATGATGTGCAACATCAATTCAGCGTTACTGGCCCAATGGAAACCAAACTAAAAGCAGCGCTGCTTGAGCAGGTTGAGTTTCTATCACTGATCTCAATGATGGACGTTGACCAGATTAAAGGCCAAGTGGTTAAAGTCGGTGATTATGGTATTGCCACAGGCCGTAAAAAAGACGGTCGATTCAACACTGTCAACGGCGTCGGTGGTCACAATTACGAGCTGACTGAAACTGATTCATGTGCATCGGTTAAGTGGTCAACACTGGCAGTATGGGCAAATGCTGGCAGGCAAAACGAGTTTGTAAAGCTGATGAGTCAAAACGCTACACGTCGTTTTGCGCTGGATTTACTCCGTGTTGGTTTTAATGGTACCTCGGTTGCCGAAAACTCAGATCCTGTTAACAACCCTATGGGCGAAGACGTTAACAAAGGCTGGCACCAAATCGTTAAAGAAAAAGCCGCAGGCCAAATTGTTACCGACCCAATCTACTTCAATCCTGATGCGGTAACGGCAGATTTAAAACCCGGTGAATACAAGACGCTTGACGCCATTGTTACCGAACTGAAAAACACGCTTATCCATCCATCACTGCGTAATGATCCTCGCTTAGTCGTGTTAGTGGGTAGTGACTTAACCGCCACAGCCCAAACCAAGATGATGAACCAAGCTGACAAGCCAAGCGAGAAAGTGGCTGCGCAGCAGATGGATAAATCCATTGGTGGTTTACGTGCTTATACGCCGCCGTTCTTCCCAGGTAAACGCATCGTCGTGACCTTACTTTCTAATCTGCATATTTACACCCAAGTGGGCACTCGTTCGCGTAAGTCTGAAAATATTGAAGACCGCAAACAGCATGAAGATAAGTACTGGCGCATGGAAGGCTATGCAGTTGAAGAGTTCGAGGGCTATGCGGCTATCGATGAAGCCAATATGAATATTGGCCCTGCACCAGCGCCAGTGGCTTAA
- the gpM gene encoding phage terminase small subunit, producing the protein MQLIELEDDLKRLKGLVRRADKVAHKRDVLLPKWLPIVTEYLETVATLQSVKENDKNAISDNPIFAYCVVWLFDVDDLGQGIELGLKAIELNQPMVRTIRRQWAGFISDAVFDWCEIQADNGHSIEPYFSQVFKHVANSWKLPEVVTAKYYKFAGLALLRTTNGEVKPTQVGDIDRLQQADALLEKAASLHKHAQVKTIRNKIEMRIRALEAYGSQESGSQEPS; encoded by the coding sequence TTGCAACTTATCGAACTTGAGGACGACTTAAAACGCCTCAAGGGCTTGGTAAGGCGGGCAGACAAAGTTGCCCATAAACGTGACGTGTTACTGCCTAAGTGGTTACCCATTGTCACCGAGTACTTAGAAACAGTAGCAACGCTACAAAGCGTCAAGGAGAACGACAAAAATGCTATTTCTGACAATCCTATTTTTGCTTATTGCGTGGTTTGGCTATTCGACGTTGACGATCTCGGCCAAGGCATTGAACTCGGCCTCAAAGCCATTGAGCTTAACCAACCTATGGTGCGCACTATTCGCCGCCAATGGGCAGGGTTTATTAGCGATGCTGTATTCGACTGGTGTGAGATTCAAGCAGATAACGGCCACAGCATTGAGCCGTATTTCAGCCAGGTGTTTAAGCATGTTGCGAATAGTTGGAAATTACCGGAAGTGGTTACCGCCAAGTATTACAAATTCGCTGGTTTGGCGTTACTGCGCACAACGAACGGCGAGGTTAAGCCAACGCAAGTGGGCGACATTGACCGCTTACAGCAAGCAGATGCGTTATTGGAAAAAGCCGCCAGCCTGCATAAGCATGCCCAGGTAAAAACCATACGCAACAAGATTGAAATGAGAATACGTGCACTTGAAGCCTATGGCTCACAAGAGAGCGGTTCGCAAGAGCCTAGTTAA
- a CDS encoding head completion/stabilization protein, which produces MSSFGFEAAAQASIDIDKASGWPALSTGEFRRHRRIPETFEEQAIADSLNRSVAEVQQQILNYTENTDVPFALDASLVPDFSEQQVSIYRAAVYARSHADLLGYFSAVDQKEAGNNKAQDEDQQNALLGQSNRSVRLLLGLGRAGVHSL; this is translated from the coding sequence ATGAGTAGTTTTGGATTTGAGGCAGCAGCACAAGCAAGCATCGATATCGACAAAGCTAGCGGCTGGCCTGCGTTGTCAACGGGCGAGTTTCGCCGCCATCGCCGCATACCTGAAACCTTTGAAGAGCAAGCCATTGCTGACTCTCTCAATCGCAGCGTTGCCGAAGTGCAACAACAAATACTGAATTACACAGAAAACACGGATGTGCCATTCGCCTTAGACGCCAGTCTAGTTCCTGATTTCAGTGAGCAGCAGGTCAGCATTTACCGCGCGGCAGTCTATGCCCGTTCCCATGCCGACTTGCTGGGCTATTTTTCTGCCGTCGACCAAAAAGAAGCGGGCAACAATAAAGCCCAAGATGAAGACCAGCAAAATGCCTTGCTTGGCCAATCTAACCGCAGCGTGCGCTTATTGTTAGGCCTTGGCCGTGCGGGAGTGCATTCGCTATGA
- a CDS encoding phage tail protein, which translates to MSQANTQYQTKTQLQQLCEFLLTSLQPVIKANNIDAWQERGTLILSGEDKGIDGYQVAKWKYNAVIAFEQFPHRRINSYNLLAIVSAYLIDSEWPRDVYGLDDPEIDIDVVSKDNATILIELQLMDDIELIPDDNGPVQFNGGRYRVSLVPINIAESVDLQQRGDE; encoded by the coding sequence ATGAGCCAAGCCAATACCCAATATCAGACTAAAACCCAACTGCAGCAATTATGCGAGTTCTTACTTACCAGTTTGCAGCCGGTGATCAAGGCCAACAACATCGATGCCTGGCAAGAACGCGGTACCCTGATTTTAAGCGGTGAAGATAAAGGCATTGACGGTTACCAAGTGGCCAAGTGGAAGTACAACGCTGTTATTGCATTCGAGCAGTTTCCGCACCGCCGCATTAACTCATACAACCTGCTTGCCATAGTATCGGCTTACCTCATTGACAGCGAATGGCCACGCGATGTTTACGGCTTAGATGATCCAGAAATCGACATCGATGTAGTGAGCAAAGACAACGCCACGATATTAATCGAACTGCAGCTGATGGATGACATAGAGCTTATTCCCGACGACAACGGCCCTGTGCAATTTAACGGTGGGCGCTATCGGGTATCGCTAGTGCCTATCAATATTGCCGAAAGCGTTGATCTGCAGCAAAGGGGGGATGAATGA
- a CDS encoding DUF2586 domain-containing protein has translation MSLGKVQVNNLNLGQGDVNAIECHFLFVGRSGHVDEESQLFSVGAQTDLETVLADSPLRAQVIAAQLNAGQNWTAAVYPLAVDEDVFAAIDRANEVQSFETVVFCDPSKTAKEISDKHDYLFGLQAKLGRFVSGIVALAGIDAASQTWSEFEAASVALVTGLANHLVIPVPQLHGNNAGVLAGRLCNAAVSIADSPMRVATGSVMGLGTLGSESPVDSSAEPLQLATLETLANARLSVPQWYPDFEGIYWGDGSTLDAAGGDYQYIEQLRVVHKASREVRILAIRRIADRVLNSTPNSIEMNKAYFTKPLRIMSKSYTILGIQFPGDIQPPKDGDITIEWPTNKSVVIYMVVRPYNSPKEITVNIMLDLSNL, from the coding sequence ATGTCACTAGGTAAAGTACAAGTCAACAATTTGAATTTGGGACAAGGTGACGTTAACGCCATCGAATGCCATTTTCTCTTTGTTGGTCGCTCAGGTCATGTTGATGAAGAAAGCCAGCTGTTTAGCGTTGGTGCACAAACGGATCTTGAAACCGTTCTTGCTGATAGTCCATTGCGCGCCCAAGTGATCGCCGCGCAGTTAAACGCTGGCCAAAACTGGACAGCAGCCGTTTATCCACTTGCCGTTGACGAAGACGTATTTGCTGCCATTGACCGCGCCAACGAAGTGCAAAGCTTTGAAACCGTGGTGTTCTGTGACCCAAGCAAAACCGCAAAAGAGATCAGCGACAAACACGATTACCTATTTGGCTTGCAAGCCAAGCTAGGCCGTTTTGTATCGGGCATTGTTGCGCTAGCGGGTATCGATGCAGCTAGCCAAACGTGGTCCGAATTTGAAGCCGCCAGCGTGGCGTTAGTCACAGGCCTTGCCAATCACTTAGTAATTCCAGTGCCGCAGCTGCATGGCAATAACGCGGGTGTACTCGCTGGCCGCTTATGTAATGCCGCCGTGAGTATTGCCGACAGCCCAATGCGTGTGGCAACGGGTAGCGTAATGGGCTTAGGTACGCTTGGGAGTGAGTCACCAGTGGATAGCAGCGCCGAGCCACTGCAACTTGCCACGTTAGAAACCTTAGCCAATGCGCGCTTAAGTGTGCCGCAGTGGTACCCAGACTTTGAGGGCATTTATTGGGGCGATGGCTCAACCCTTGACGCTGCAGGCGGTGACTATCAATACATTGAGCAACTTCGTGTAGTGCACAAAGCCAGTCGCGAAGTGCGTATTTTAGCGATTCGCCGCATTGCTGATCGGGTACTTAACTCCACACCTAACAGCATCGAAATGAACAAGGCTTACTTTACCAAGCCACTGCGCATCATGAGTAAGAGCTACACCATTTTAGGCATTCAGTTCCCAGGTGATATTCAACCGCCAAAAGATGGCGATATTACTATCGAGTGGCCAACGAACAAGAGTGTGGTGATCTACATGGTCGTGCGCCCTTACAACAGCCCAAAAGAGATCACCGTCAACATCATGCTTGATCTAAGCAACCTTTAA